In one Mycobacterium heckeshornense genomic region, the following are encoded:
- a CDS encoding carboxyl transferase domain-containing protein, whose translation MTPPTANREAHRALVAQLREKLAAAALGGPQRARERHVARGKLLPRDRVDGLLDPGSPFLEVAPLAADGMYDDECPGAGIITGIGRVSGRECMIVANDATVKGGTYYPITVKKHLRAQEIAGQNRLPCIYLVDSGGAFLPRQDEVFPDRDHFGRIFYNQATLSAEGIPQIAAVLGSCTAGGAYVPAMSDEAVIVRNQGTIFLGGPPLVKAATGEVVSAEELGGGDLHSKISGVTDHLAHDDRDALRIVRRIVSALGPRESRPWDVSPTVDPIADQTELYDVVPVDPRIPYDVHEVVTRLVDGGEFGEFKADYGSTLVTGFARIHGHPVGIVANNGVLFSESALKGAHFIELCDKRMVPLLFLQNISGFMVGRDYEAGGIAKHGAKMVTAVACARVPKLTVVIGGSYGAGNYSMCGRAYSPRFLWMWPNARISVMGGEQAASVLATVRAEALEAAGTPWSEQEQEEFKAPIRAQYEHQGNPYYSTARLWDDGVIDPADTRTIVGLALSVAANAPVEPVSYGVFRM comes from the coding sequence ATGACTCCACCAACGGCGAACCGCGAGGCGCACCGCGCTCTGGTGGCGCAGCTCCGCGAGAAGCTGGCCGCGGCGGCGCTGGGAGGCCCGCAGCGCGCCCGCGAGCGTCATGTGGCCCGCGGGAAACTGCTGCCGCGCGACCGTGTCGACGGCCTGCTCGACCCCGGAAGCCCATTTCTGGAAGTGGCACCGCTGGCCGCCGACGGGATGTACGACGACGAATGCCCCGGCGCGGGCATCATCACCGGCATCGGCCGGGTGTCGGGCCGCGAATGCATGATCGTGGCCAACGACGCCACCGTCAAGGGCGGCACCTATTACCCGATCACCGTCAAAAAGCACCTGCGGGCCCAGGAGATCGCCGGACAGAACCGGCTGCCCTGCATCTATCTCGTCGACTCTGGCGGCGCGTTTCTGCCGCGCCAAGACGAGGTGTTTCCCGACCGCGACCACTTCGGCCGGATCTTCTACAACCAGGCCACGCTCAGCGCCGAAGGCATCCCGCAGATCGCGGCCGTGCTGGGGTCATGCACCGCTGGCGGGGCCTACGTGCCGGCGATGAGCGACGAGGCAGTGATCGTCCGCAACCAGGGCACCATCTTTCTGGGCGGACCGCCGCTGGTAAAGGCCGCCACCGGCGAGGTCGTCAGCGCCGAGGAGCTCGGCGGCGGGGACTTGCATTCCAAAATCTCCGGCGTCACCGATCATCTCGCGCACGACGACCGCGACGCCCTGCGCATTGTGCGGCGCATCGTCTCCGCTCTCGGCCCGCGCGAATCGCGGCCTTGGGATGTGTCACCGACGGTGGACCCCATCGCCGACCAAACCGAGCTCTACGACGTCGTCCCGGTCGACCCGCGAATACCCTACGATGTGCACGAGGTCGTCACCCGCCTGGTCGACGGCGGCGAATTCGGCGAATTCAAGGCCGACTACGGCAGCACGCTGGTCACCGGATTTGCCCGCATTCACGGTCACCCAGTGGGAATCGTCGCGAACAACGGTGTACTGTTTTCCGAATCCGCTTTGAAAGGAGCGCATTTCATCGAGCTGTGCGACAAGCGTATGGTGCCGCTACTGTTTTTGCAGAACATCTCCGGCTTTATGGTGGGCCGTGACTACGAGGCCGGTGGCATCGCCAAGCACGGCGCCAAGATGGTGACTGCCGTGGCCTGCGCGCGGGTGCCCAAGCTCACCGTGGTGATCGGCGGCTCCTACGGGGCGGGCAACTACTCGATGTGCGGGCGCGCGTATTCCCCGCGGTTCCTATGGATGTGGCCCAACGCGCGGATTTCGGTCATGGGCGGTGAGCAAGCGGCGTCAGTGCTGGCCACCGTCCGGGCCGAGGCCCTGGAGGCCGCGGGCACCCCTTGGTCGGAGCAGGAGCAAGAGGAGTTCAAGGCGCCCATCCGCGCGCAGTACGAACATCAAGGCAATCCGTATTATTCGACTGCACGGCTCTGGGACGACGGGGTCATCGACCCAGCCGACACCAGAACCATTGTCGGTCTTGCGCTTTCGGTTGCCGCGAACGCTCCTGTCGAACCGGTCTCCTACGGCGTATTCCGGATGTGA
- a CDS encoding acetyl/propionyl/methylcrotonyl-CoA carboxylase subunit alpha yields the protein MVFDTVLVANRGEIAVRVIRTLKAMGIRSVAVYSDADADARHVAEADVAVRIGPAPARDSYLNITAVVDAAIRTEAQAVHPGYGFLSENAGFATALGAAGVTFIGPPVAALQTMGDKIAAKSTVSAFGVPVVPGIARPGLTDAELIAAADQIGYPVLVKPSAGGGGKGMRLVERAADLPAALAGARRESAAAFGDDTLFLERFVLRPRHIEVQVLADSYGNVIHLGERECSLQRRHQKVIEEAPSPLLDAATRARIGAAGCDTARSVDYTGAGTVEFIVSADRPEEFFFMEMNTRLQVEHPVTEMVTGWDLVEWQIRIAAGEKLTATQSDIALHGHAIEARVYAEDPANGFLPTGGDVLALVEPEGPGIRVDSGLSAGVTVGSEYDPMLAKIIAHAADRPGALRTLDRALADTAVLGVVTNVEFARFLLADADVAAGRLDTGLLDRRVGDFATAPTSDEQFIAAATYRWLRLWQKPDGDLWDVPSGWRIGAPAPISVRLRGGDRTDHVHLTGTPAAAAARVENGESRSLQAHLDGRRLAVTLDGMRTEYIVAAADHRIWLHGNGTTVLFEEVREAAVRPDDGHSGDAELTSPMPGTVVAVGVDDGAEVSAGTVVVTVEAMKMEHTLAASVDGVVQLLVGVGDQVKVGQPLARITANTKG from the coding sequence ATGGTATTCGATACGGTTCTGGTCGCCAACCGCGGTGAGATCGCGGTTCGGGTGATCCGCACACTCAAGGCGATGGGGATCCGATCGGTGGCCGTCTACAGTGACGCGGACGCCGACGCGCGTCACGTCGCCGAGGCCGACGTCGCGGTGCGGATCGGCCCCGCGCCAGCCCGGGACAGCTACCTCAACATCACAGCTGTCGTGGATGCGGCGATCCGCACCGAAGCTCAGGCCGTCCATCCCGGATACGGATTTCTTTCCGAGAACGCCGGTTTCGCCACGGCGCTGGGAGCTGCTGGTGTGACGTTCATCGGGCCGCCGGTCGCCGCGCTGCAGACCATGGGCGACAAGATCGCCGCCAAGTCCACGGTGTCGGCGTTCGGTGTACCGGTGGTTCCCGGCATAGCGCGGCCGGGGCTCACCGATGCCGAACTCATCGCCGCCGCCGACCAGATCGGCTACCCGGTGTTGGTCAAGCCGTCAGCGGGCGGCGGCGGCAAGGGCATGCGCCTGGTCGAGCGGGCCGCCGACTTGCCCGCGGCGCTGGCCGGTGCCCGGCGGGAATCGGCCGCCGCGTTCGGCGACGACACCCTGTTCTTGGAACGGTTCGTGCTGCGCCCCAGGCACATTGAGGTCCAGGTATTGGCCGACAGCTACGGCAACGTGATCCACCTCGGCGAACGCGAGTGCAGCCTGCAGCGGCGACACCAGAAAGTCATTGAGGAGGCGCCGTCACCGCTGCTGGACGCCGCGACCCGGGCACGGATCGGCGCCGCCGGCTGCGACACCGCGCGCAGCGTTGACTACACCGGCGCCGGCACGGTGGAGTTCATCGTCTCCGCCGACCGACCGGAGGAGTTCTTCTTCATGGAGATGAACACCCGCCTGCAGGTCGAGCACCCGGTCACCGAGATGGTGACGGGGTGGGATCTGGTGGAGTGGCAGATCCGGATCGCCGCAGGGGAGAAGCTGACCGCAACCCAGTCCGACATCGCGTTGCACGGCCACGCGATCGAAGCACGGGTCTACGCCGAGGACCCGGCGAACGGGTTCTTGCCCACCGGCGGCGACGTGCTGGCGCTCGTCGAGCCGGAAGGCCCCGGAATACGGGTGGATTCGGGGCTTTCGGCGGGCGTGACCGTGGGCAGCGAGTACGATCCGATGCTGGCCAAAATCATCGCCCACGCCGCTGACCGGCCCGGTGCACTGCGGACGCTGGACCGGGCATTGGCGGACACCGCGGTGCTCGGCGTGGTCACCAACGTCGAATTCGCGCGGTTCCTGCTGGCCGATGCCGACGTGGCCGCCGGTCGCCTCGACACCGGGCTGCTGGATCGTCGGGTCGGTGATTTCGCCACCGCGCCGACGTCCGACGAGCAGTTCATCGCCGCGGCGACCTACCGGTGGCTGCGGTTGTGGCAGAAGCCCGACGGGGATCTGTGGGACGTGCCGTCTGGATGGCGTATCGGGGCGCCCGCGCCGATCAGTGTGAGGCTGCGCGGCGGCGACCGCACCGACCATGTGCATCTCACCGGAACGCCGGCGGCCGCCGCGGCTCGTGTCGAGAACGGGGAATCCCGCTCGTTGCAGGCACATCTGGACGGCCGGCGACTGGCTGTGACGCTGGACGGCATGCGCACCGAATACATCGTCGCCGCCGCGGATCACCGGATCTGGTTGCACGGCAACGGCACAACCGTGCTGTTCGAGGAGGTGCGGGAGGCGGCGGTGCGTCCAGACGACGGTCACAGCGGTGACGCCGAGTTGACCAGCCCCATGCCCGGAACCGTCGTCGCGGTGGGGGTCGACGACGGAGCGGAGGTATCGGCGGGCACCGTGGTCGTCACGGTCGAGGCGATGAAAATGGAGCACACACTGGCAGCCTCCGTCGACGGCGTGGTCCAGCTGCTTGTTGGCGTCGGCGATCAGGTCAAGGTGGGCCAACCGTTGGCCCGAATCACCGCGAACACGAAAGGCTAA
- a CDS encoding acyl-CoA dehydrogenase family protein: MTHFIATETLPDEYQQLVKTVRDFAHSVVAPVAARHDAEHSFPYEVVAGMAEMGLFGLPFPEEWGGMGGDYFALCLALEELGKVDQSVAITLEAGVSLGAMPVYRFGTEAQKREWLPQLTSGRALGAFGLTEPGGGSDAGATRTTARLDDGHWVINGSKQFITNSGTDITKLVTITAVTGELDGKKEISSILVPVPTPGLTVEPAYDKVGWRASDTHPLTFTDVRVPERNLLGERGRGYANFLRILDEGRIAIAALSTGAAQGCVDESVKYARQREAFGRPIARHQHIEFTIARMEARAHTARTAYYDAAALMLAGKPFKKQAAIAKLVASEAAMDNARDATQIHGGYGFVNEFPVARHYRDSKILEIGEGTSEVQLMLIAREVGL, from the coding sequence ATGACACACTTCATCGCAACCGAGACGCTGCCCGACGAATATCAGCAGCTGGTTAAGACCGTGCGCGACTTCGCGCACAGCGTAGTTGCACCGGTCGCCGCCCGTCACGACGCCGAGCATTCCTTTCCCTACGAGGTGGTTGCCGGGATGGCCGAGATGGGTCTCTTCGGCCTGCCGTTCCCGGAGGAGTGGGGCGGAATGGGCGGGGACTACTTCGCCCTGTGCTTGGCGCTGGAGGAATTGGGCAAAGTAGACCAAAGCGTGGCCATCACGCTGGAAGCCGGTGTGTCCCTGGGCGCGATGCCGGTCTACCGGTTTGGCACGGAGGCGCAGAAGCGGGAATGGTTGCCGCAGTTGACCAGTGGTCGTGCCCTGGGCGCGTTCGGGCTGACCGAACCGGGCGGCGGCAGCGACGCGGGCGCGACCAGAACCACCGCCCGTCTGGACGACGGGCACTGGGTCATCAACGGGTCCAAGCAGTTCATCACCAACTCCGGCACCGACATCACCAAACTCGTGACGATCACCGCCGTTACCGGTGAGCTGGACGGCAAAAAGGAGATCTCGTCGATCCTCGTGCCGGTGCCCACGCCCGGGCTCACCGTCGAACCGGCCTACGACAAAGTCGGCTGGCGGGCCTCGGACACCCACCCGCTGACCTTCACCGATGTCCGGGTGCCGGAGCGGAACCTGCTCGGCGAACGCGGCCGCGGGTACGCCAACTTCCTGCGGATCCTCGACGAAGGCCGGATCGCGATCGCCGCACTGTCCACCGGCGCCGCGCAGGGCTGCGTGGACGAAAGCGTCAAGTATGCGCGGCAACGGGAAGCGTTCGGCCGACCCATCGCACGGCACCAGCACATCGAGTTCACCATCGCGCGGATGGAGGCCCGTGCCCACACCGCCCGCACCGCCTACTATGACGCCGCCGCGCTGATGCTGGCCGGCAAGCCGTTCAAGAAGCAGGCGGCGATCGCCAAGCTGGTGGCCAGCGAGGCGGCAATGGACAATGCCCGCGACGCCACGCAAATCCATGGCGGCTACGGGTTTGTCAACGAGTTTCCGGTGGCCCGCCATTACCGGGACAGCAAGATTCTGGAGATTGGCGAGGGCACCAGCGAAGTGCAGTTGATGCTGATCGCGCGGGAGGTGGGGCTGTGA
- a CDS encoding MaoC family dehydratase, with the protein MSSQERAVVQRGLWFEEFELGVRYLHRPGRTITEADNVLFTTLTMNTQALHLDAAFADALPPFHQRLVNSMFTLSTLVGLSVAQLTQGTIVANLGFSEITFPKPLFHGDTLYAETVVTEKRESKSRPGEGIVTFAHTGRNQHGDVVATATRQTLVRMRPAD; encoded by the coding sequence GTGAGCAGCCAAGAGCGCGCTGTTGTTCAGCGCGGGCTGTGGTTCGAGGAGTTCGAACTCGGCGTGCGCTATCTGCACCGTCCAGGCCGGACGATCACCGAGGCCGACAATGTGCTGTTCACGACGCTGACGATGAATACCCAAGCGCTGCATCTCGATGCGGCGTTTGCCGACGCGCTGCCGCCTTTTCACCAGCGGCTGGTCAACTCGATGTTCACGCTGTCGACACTTGTCGGCCTGTCGGTGGCACAGCTGACCCAGGGCACGATTGTGGCCAACCTCGGGTTTTCCGAAATCACGTTTCCCAAGCCGTTGTTTCACGGCGACACGCTCTACGCCGAGACTGTGGTCACCGAGAAACGCGAATCCAAGAGCCGCCCTGGGGAGGGTATCGTGACCTTCGCGCACACCGGACGCAACCAACACGGCGACGTCGTGGCTACCGCGACGCGCCAAACCCTGGTACGCATGAGGCCTGCAGACTGA
- a CDS encoding HpcH/HpaI aldolase/citrate lyase family protein, which translates to MVLHNPGPAWLFCPADRPERFEKAAAAADVVILDLEDGVASGHREDARGALVDVQLDPARTVVRVNPFGTDDQARDLEALTRTRYDTVMLPKCEEAHHVTALAPLEVVVLVESPLGALNVTESVRADNAVAVMWGAEDLFAVLGGTTNRYPDGTYREVARHVRSQSLLAAKAYGRLALDAVYLDIKNLDGLRAEVDDAVAVGFDAKVAIHPSQLPVIRAGYAPSAEQVQWARHVLAAAVDERGVFAFEGIMVDAPVLRRAERIVQLAADTGS; encoded by the coding sequence ATGGTTTTGCACAACCCCGGTCCGGCGTGGCTGTTCTGTCCGGCTGATCGGCCCGAACGCTTCGAAAAAGCCGCTGCAGCAGCCGATGTCGTCATCCTCGACCTTGAAGACGGAGTAGCGTCAGGCCATCGAGAAGACGCTCGGGGTGCGCTTGTCGACGTTCAGCTCGATCCCGCCCGCACCGTGGTACGCGTCAACCCATTCGGCACCGACGACCAAGCTCGCGACCTCGAGGCCCTGACGCGCACGCGCTACGACACTGTGATGCTGCCCAAATGCGAAGAAGCCCACCATGTCACCGCGCTGGCCCCACTAGAGGTCGTGGTGTTGGTCGAGTCGCCGCTGGGGGCGCTTAACGTCACCGAGAGTGTCCGCGCCGACAACGCCGTCGCCGTCATGTGGGGCGCGGAGGACCTGTTCGCCGTGCTCGGCGGCACCACCAATCGCTATCCGGATGGGACCTATCGCGAAGTGGCCCGCCACGTTCGTTCCCAGTCCTTGCTGGCGGCCAAGGCGTACGGCCGCCTCGCACTCGACGCGGTTTACCTGGACATCAAGAACCTCGACGGGCTCCGAGCCGAGGTCGACGACGCCGTCGCCGTCGGCTTCGACGCCAAGGTCGCCATCCATCCCAGCCAACTGCCCGTCATCCGAGCCGGCTATGCTCCCTCGGCCGAGCAGGTTCAGTGGGCGCGACACGTGCTGGCCGCGGCCGTCGATGAACGCGGCGTCTTCGCATTCGAAGGCATAATGGTAGATGCGCCAGTGTTGCGGCGAGCCGAGCGCATCGTGCAGCTGGCGGCTGACACCGGTTCGTAG
- the bkdB gene encoding 3-methyl-2-oxobutanoate dehydrogenase subunit beta: MTQISERLTATLPVAAQPLTMVQALNRALHDAMAADERVLVYGLDVAAQGGVFRVTEGLAETFGADRCFDTPLAESALIGISVGLALRGFVPVPEIQFDGFTYPAFDQVVSHLAKYHTRTRGEVDMPVTVRIPSFGGIGAAEHHSESTESYWAHTPGLKVVVPSTPADAYWLLRHAISCRDPVMFLEPKRRYWGRGVVDTSQPEPPIGQAAVRRVGADVTVLTYGGLVATALSAAETAERQHGWSLEIVDLRSLVPLDFDTVAASIRRTGRCVVLHEGPRSLGYGAGLAARIQEEMFYELEAPVLRACGFDTPYPPARLERLWLPGPDRLLDCVQRALELP, encoded by the coding sequence ATGACCCAGATCTCCGAACGGCTCACCGCAACGTTGCCGGTCGCCGCGCAACCGCTGACCATGGTGCAAGCGCTCAACCGGGCGCTGCATGACGCGATGGCCGCCGACGAACGGGTCCTGGTCTACGGATTAGACGTCGCCGCTCAGGGCGGGGTCTTCCGGGTGACCGAGGGACTCGCAGAGACCTTCGGCGCGGACCGGTGCTTCGACACGCCCTTGGCGGAGTCGGCTCTGATCGGGATCTCCGTGGGATTGGCGCTGCGCGGCTTCGTGCCGGTGCCGGAGATCCAGTTCGACGGGTTCACCTACCCGGCGTTCGATCAGGTGGTCAGCCATCTGGCGAAGTATCACACCCGCACCCGCGGCGAAGTGGACATGCCGGTCACCGTGCGGATACCGTCGTTCGGCGGAATCGGTGCGGCCGAACACCATTCGGAGTCCACCGAGTCCTATTGGGCGCACACCCCCGGGCTGAAGGTGGTGGTGCCGTCCACACCCGCGGATGCCTACTGGCTGTTGCGCCATGCCATTTCCTGCCGCGACCCGGTGATGTTCTTAGAGCCGAAGCGGCGCTACTGGGGTCGCGGTGTGGTCGACACCAGCCAACCCGAGCCTCCGATAGGCCAGGCAGCCGTGCGCCGGGTCGGCGCCGATGTCACAGTGCTGACGTATGGCGGACTGGTCGCCACGGCCTTGTCTGCTGCGGAAACCGCTGAGCGGCAACATGGTTGGAGCTTGGAGATCGTCGATCTGCGATCATTGGTGCCCTTGGACTTCGACACCGTCGCCGCGTCAATCCGCCGCACCGGACGGTGTGTGGTGCTACACGAAGGTCCGCGCAGCCTCGGCTACGGCGCCGGGCTGGCCGCTCGCATCCAAGAGGAGATGTTCTACGAGCTCGAGGCGCCGGTGTTGCGCGCCTGCGGATTCGACACTCCGTATCCCCCGGCACGGTTGGAAAGGTTGTGGCTGCCGGGCCCGGACCGATTGCTGGATTGTGTCCAACGCGCCCTGGAGTTGCCGTGA
- a CDS encoding dihydrolipoamide acetyltransferase family protein has protein sequence MTVKAFVVPDLGEGLEEVTLSSWNVAVGDDVELNQPLCTVETAKAEVEIPSPYAGRIVEIHGTEGEVLPVGSLLVRIEMASDAAETPSNGESSTRRPVLVGYGADDTLDTSRRTATAGRPKAKPAVRKLAAELLVDLNDVPPGPDGIITREAVLAAAGVGADRTGVSYDVMPVRGVHAEMARRMTFSRKEIPDAHASVQVDCTNLQRLCDRLQLTPFVLTLRFVVIALTHHKILNSTWVDGPDGPQVRTHHAIHLGFAVAAPRGLLVPVVTDTQHKTTRELAECVASLTERARAGTLKPAELQGSTFTVSNFGALGLDDGVPVINYPEAAILGMGSLRPRPMAVDDAVVVRPQMTLTCAFDHRVADGAAVAGFLGELRRLIESPETALADL, from the coding sequence GTGACCGTCAAGGCATTCGTCGTACCCGACCTCGGTGAGGGGCTGGAGGAAGTGACGCTGTCGTCGTGGAACGTGGCCGTCGGCGACGACGTCGAATTGAACCAACCGCTGTGCACGGTGGAGACGGCCAAGGCCGAAGTCGAAATACCAAGCCCGTACGCGGGCCGGATCGTCGAAATTCACGGCACAGAAGGTGAAGTCCTTCCGGTCGGCTCGCTGCTGGTGCGCATCGAGATGGCGTCTGACGCGGCGGAAACCCCGTCGAACGGTGAATCATCCACGCGCAGGCCGGTACTGGTGGGATACGGGGCCGATGACACCCTCGACACCAGTCGGCGGACAGCGACCGCGGGACGTCCGAAAGCCAAACCGGCGGTGCGGAAACTGGCCGCCGAACTGCTCGTCGACCTGAATGACGTGCCGCCCGGGCCGGACGGCATCATTACCCGCGAGGCCGTGCTGGCTGCCGCCGGCGTCGGTGCTGACCGTACAGGTGTGTCCTACGACGTAATGCCGGTACGCGGCGTGCACGCGGAGATGGCGCGGCGAATGACTTTCTCGCGCAAGGAAATTCCAGATGCGCATGCCAGCGTGCAGGTCGACTGTACGAATCTGCAGCGGCTGTGCGATCGGCTTCAGCTAACACCGTTCGTGCTCACTTTGAGGTTCGTGGTGATCGCGCTGACCCACCACAAGATCCTCAACTCCACCTGGGTGGACGGGCCCGACGGACCGCAAGTGCGTACCCATCACGCCATACACCTAGGGTTCGCGGTCGCTGCCCCCCGCGGCCTGCTGGTGCCGGTGGTCACCGACACGCAGCACAAGACCACCCGTGAGCTTGCCGAATGCGTGGCCAGCCTCACCGAGCGGGCCCGCGCGGGCACGCTCAAACCCGCAGAGCTGCAGGGCTCGACATTCACCGTCTCCAACTTCGGTGCCCTCGGCCTCGACGACGGTGTGCCGGTGATCAATTATCCCGAGGCCGCGATCTTGGGCATGGGTTCGCTGCGGCCCCGGCCCATGGCCGTCGACGACGCCGTCGTCGTGCGCCCGCAGATGACATTGACGTGTGCATTCGACCACCGCGTCGCCGACGGCGCGGCGGTGGCGGGATTCCTAGGTGAGCTCCGCCGACTCATCGAGTCGCCGGAAACGGCGCTGGCCGACCTGTAG
- a CDS encoding enoyl-CoA hydratase — MARSDLVLYRVDNHVALITINDPDRRNAVSDAMSAQLRAAVQRAEADQQVHAVVVTGAGKAFCAGADLGALGEAAESALLRLYDGFMAVGNCTLPTIAAVNGVAVGAGLNLAMAADVRIAGPTAVFDARFQKLGLHPGGGATWMLHRAVGPQVARAALLFGMSFDAHAAVAHGLALSVADDPVAAALELAAGPAAAPREIVLATKATMRATASPGSIDTEQHELAKRAELGPQAASIMSPEFAFRLAAARRK; from the coding sequence ATGGCCCGGTCGGATCTCGTTCTCTACAGGGTCGACAACCACGTTGCGCTCATCACCATCAACGACCCCGACCGGCGCAACGCCGTCAGCGATGCGATGTCGGCCCAGCTGCGTGCCGCGGTGCAGCGCGCCGAGGCTGACCAACAAGTGCACGCCGTCGTGGTGACCGGCGCCGGCAAAGCCTTCTGCGCGGGCGCCGACCTGGGTGCCTTGGGCGAGGCCGCCGAATCGGCGCTGCTGCGGCTCTATGACGGCTTCATGGCGGTCGGCAACTGCACGCTACCCACCATCGCCGCGGTCAACGGTGTGGCAGTCGGGGCGGGCCTGAACCTGGCGATGGCCGCCGACGTACGGATCGCCGGGCCCACCGCGGTGTTTGACGCGCGCTTTCAGAAGCTGGGACTCCATCCCGGCGGCGGCGCCACGTGGATGCTGCACCGGGCCGTCGGCCCGCAGGTCGCCCGCGCCGCCCTGCTATTCGGGATGTCGTTCGACGCCCACGCCGCGGTGGCGCACGGGCTGGCCCTTAGCGTCGCCGACGATCCGGTCGCGGCCGCCCTGGAATTGGCGGCGGGACCAGCAGCAGCACCACGCGAGATTGTGCTCGCCACCAAGGCCACCATGCGGGCCACCGCCAGCCCGGGGTCGATCGACACCGAGCAGCATGAGCTGGCCAAACGCGCCGAGCTGGGGCCGCAGGCTGCCTCGATCATGTCGCCGGAGTTCGCATTCCGGTTGGCGGCGGCGCGGCGGAAATAG
- a CDS encoding helix-turn-helix domain-containing protein, with translation MPNKRQSPPRLLGIPEAAAYCGVHPRTLRRWIAAGHIQAHRVGPKLLKIHAADLDAFVGREPVGAAQ, from the coding sequence ATGCCCAACAAACGACAGTCGCCGCCGCGTCTACTCGGCATTCCAGAGGCCGCTGCCTACTGCGGCGTTCATCCTCGCACTCTTCGGCGCTGGATCGCCGCCGGCCACATCCAGGCCCATCGTGTCGGTCCAAAGCTGTTGAAGATCCACGCCGCCGACCTCGACGCCTTCGTCGGCCGCGAGCCGGTCGGAGCCGCCCAATGA
- a CDS encoding DUF6011 domain-containing protein: MTSIRRRQDGYAAPAADERAEQRLLAAARRFGFRLAVQCLDCRRWLVDPASVAAHRGPVCRARAGDGR; this comes from the coding sequence GTGACCAGTATACGCCGCCGCCAGGACGGCTATGCTGCGCCGGCCGCCGACGAACGCGCTGAGCAGCGGCTACTGGCCGCCGCGCGCCGGTTCGGCTTCCGGCTGGCCGTTCAGTGTTTGGACTGTCGGCGCTGGCTGGTCGATCCAGCCAGTGTCGCGGCACATCGCGGCCCGGTCTGCCGTGCAAGGGCAGGTGACGGCCGATGA
- a CDS encoding DUF2742 domain-containing protein, with protein MTATRFDSRQVSWWSVYEYVESLVAQANCGPVPLAGTSAWLTLADDDPAKLLAVAEAGVHWCLRIDALQAELAEASKAVSAAADWRHVAAEITQRRAAEATGTRIPRKAS; from the coding sequence ATGACCGCGACACGCTTTGACTCCCGGCAGGTGAGTTGGTGGTCGGTTTACGAATACGTCGAGTCCCTTGTTGCCCAGGCGAATTGCGGTCCGGTCCCGCTGGCCGGCACATCAGCCTGGCTCACGCTGGCCGATGATGACCCGGCCAAGCTGCTGGCCGTCGCTGAAGCCGGCGTCCACTGGTGTTTGCGAATCGACGCGCTGCAAGCCGAGCTGGCCGAAGCATCGAAAGCTGTTTCAGCGGCAGCGGATTGGCGACACGTCGCCGCCGAGATCACCCAGCGCCGCGCCGCCGAGGCGACCGGTACACGAATCCCACGAAAGGCTTCCTGA